Proteins from one Anastrepha obliqua isolate idAnaObli1 chromosome 2, idAnaObli1_1.0, whole genome shotgun sequence genomic window:
- the LOC129239456 gene encoding odorant receptor 7a-like has translation MFDLIKKHGRPVFASRDAVIYLFNSFRYLGINPPNKYRIPYFFYSFITCFIVLFSPVISNVGWLRDRNKLSVMEILTCVQASLNVLAIPIKSIALAMSKNRLRDIEPIVTELDKYYTRSEDRGKIRKCGITGNRLVFGFAVAYFTYEILTVVAALVGGHAPISFWIPNVDWHRSSWEYWLQVSYDIFIVLLLLYHQVLNDSYPAVYIYIIRTHIQLLAVRVERLGYDEKKSVDDNYKELLECIVIHQEILKVASIVEPIMSVTVFTQFIVAAAILGVTMINIFIFADLTTKIASTMYFFCVLLQTSPTCYHASYLLADCDELRLAIFKCNWVDQNKRFNNLLIYFLHRSQDSIPLFAMKLVPINLATNLSIAKFSFTLFTFIQEMGLGENLKVSTIKKSAPSSFCNKSCKGNTLCFSE, from the exons ATGTTCGACTTGATAAAAAAACATGGTCGCCCAGTATTCGCCAGTCGCGATGCAGTTATTTATCTGTTCAATAGTTTCAGGTACCTGGGTATTAACCCGCCGAATAAGTATCGTATTCCATATTTCTTTTACTCGTTCATTACCTGTTTTATCGTACTCTTCTCGCCGGTTATTAGCAATGTTGGTTGGTTGCGCGATCGCAATAAGCTATCTGTTATGGAAATATTAACTTGCGTACAAGCCTCATTAAACGTACTTGCTATACCAATTAAAAGCATCGCTTTGGCAATGTCAAAAAATCGTCTTCGTGACATCGAACCTATAGTAACGGAACTGGATAAGTATTACACACGATCTGAGGATAGGGGAAAAATACGTAAATGCGGCATAACTGGTAATCGACTAGTTTTTGGATTCGCGGTTGCATACTTCACGTatgaaatattgactgttgtggCCGCATTAGTGGGTGGACATGCACCGATATCGTTCTGGATTCCGAATGTTGATTGGCATAGATCTTCATGGGAGTATTGGCTACAAGTTAGCTATGAtatatttatagttttattaCTGCTATATCATCAAGTATTAAACGACTCATATCCAgccgtttatatatatattatacgtACACATATACAGCTTTTAGCAGTTCGTGTCGAACGTTTGGGTTATGATGAGAAGAAAAGTGTTGATGATAATTATAAAGAGCTATTAGAATGTATTGTTATACATCAGGAAATACTGAA ggttgCCAGCATTGTTGAGCCCATTATGTCTGTGACTGTTTTCACTCAGTTTATTGTAGCTGCGGCTATACTTGGCGTCACGATGattaacattttcatttttgctgATCTTACGACTAAAATTGCTTCCACCATGTATTTTTTCTGTGTACTTCTTCAGACATCGCCGACATGTTACCACGCGTCATATTTGTTGGCTGATTGCGATGAGTTGCGCCTGGctatttttaaatgcaattgGGTTGACCAGAATAAacgttttaataatttgttaatcTACTTTTTGCATCGTTCTCAGGATTCCATTCCCCTTTTCGCCATGAAATTAGTGCCGATAAATTTGGCCACTAATTTGTCG attgcaaaattttcttttacactTTTTACTTTCATACAAGAAATGGGTCTTGGTGAGAATCTAAAGG TGTCGACGATTAAAAAATCTGCACCTAGTAGCTTCTGCAATAAAAGTTGTAAGGGGAATACTCTATGTTTTTCAGAATAG